In Thermosinus carboxydivorans Nor1, a genomic segment contains:
- a CDS encoding SPOCS domain-containing protein yields the protein MDEKKTATRADANNECYCFEPGPEKIKVEQVLGAGMEQRVLDFTLTVPAQKPDIEQIVDVYVKDVDIDDVTVIRDKVIVRGDLEVKVMYVADLPNQPVHSFHKNNVRWTRDIVIEGAEPGMKCAADVSVEFVDYDFDEDEPREVDITIVLKVWARVTSTTEMDVYALNPIDMTGEVEYTTASQSNDDKVSASQWGDTVTASQTGGGEIEATAAGNIITGPMMPSAGMPPVSLMSGVVTGNNVNVRTGPGTNFPSITKVNKGTTVTIKDEAFGWYKVVLPDGTTTGWIASWLVSVNGMVTPAPKG from the coding sequence GAGAAAAAAACCGCTACCAGAGCCGATGCCAACAATGAGTGTTATTGTTTCGAGCCTGGGCCGGAAAAGATAAAAGTCGAACAGGTTCTTGGCGCAGGTATGGAGCAGCGGGTACTAGACTTTACCCTGACGGTGCCGGCCCAAAAGCCTGACATTGAGCAGATTGTTGATGTATATGTAAAAGATGTCGATATTGATGACGTTACCGTTATTCGCGATAAGGTCATTGTCCGTGGCGACCTGGAAGTCAAGGTCATGTATGTAGCCGATTTGCCCAATCAGCCGGTGCACTCATTCCACAAAAATAATGTTCGCTGGACGCGCGACATTGTTATCGAGGGCGCCGAGCCGGGCATGAAATGCGCTGCCGATGTTTCGGTAGAATTTGTCGATTATGATTTCGACGAAGACGAACCTCGTGAAGTAGATATTACTATTGTGCTTAAAGTATGGGCACGGGTTACCAGCACAACCGAAATGGACGTATATGCACTAAATCCTATTGATATGACCGGTGAAGTCGAATACACCACAGCCAGCCAGTCAAACGATGACAAGGTATCGGCCAGCCAATGGGGCGACACGGTGACCGCTTCCCAGACAGGTGGCGGCGAGATAGAGGCAACCGCTGCCGGTAACATAATCACCGGGCCGATGATGCCAAGTGCGGGAATGCCGCCGGTATCACTGATGTCGGGAGTGGTTACCGGCAACAACGTCAATGTTCGCACCGGCCCCGGCACTAATTTCCCGTCGATAACCAAGGTCAATAAAGGCACTACGGTGACGATTAAAGATGAGGCCTTTGGTTGGTATAAGGTGGTGCTGCCGGACGGCACTACCACCGGCTGGATTGCCAGCTGGCTGGTCAGCGTTAACGGCATGGTGACGCCGGCACCAAAGGGTTAA